One genomic segment of Vibrio sp. SCSIO 43136 includes these proteins:
- a CDS encoding packaged DNA stabilization protein, whose product MPPISLPLMKGSKTTVNARYDDALPVNMLPVPAQTENANGYLRSFKGIELDYVSAGISYGAQYNSLTGKEYRVLGNKLVEDGAQVATVSGGKLTSICHSAKSVCFVDGGKVKYWRDGKLTELTNWTEGENYVSYPDFIFTVKSGSYITIPAWKPSNGFNVNATVYYKTLPTADEFIISSKRTDNKFCGIYYKASDKKFYHRITDKETQDIEIQTAVAGENSIRVSSLEKYAYPIELIRATQKSAEVTGISTAQITDLQLFDHVDASIFRIYPMTKSIKQEEGNKPATPTTKVIDNSQDESGVTAGRLVGSWDDYHKQSEPFKSPATAFDLSDVIDVDRHKGRYVWINKRRFGCTALTIGSMGSKTTSPEQRPDYGAPFYSPEHDSDDNKAIRSWNNYVVVFGRNSIEFFRLTGNSSNLYVPEQSMVTEVGVVATHAVCEVEKSFAALGSTKGGTLMVMMVSPGNYQKISTSTVDRVIAQYKESELQDVLLETVMMDNHNLLFVHLPNETLVLDLSQNVWITLKSSVVGDGPYRGRHILYNQKKGLTIGDKQGGNVGLLTDAVASQYGENAEHILYTPYIQVNDGYGKVPLHRLKFDSIYGHTNVAQSMMISATLDGRTYGKEHYVTYNTPLDFTNKVILGSLGAVEKSIGFKLRVVSKQPVHLSGFSVDTP is encoded by the coding sequence ATGCCACCTATCTCACTGCCACTTATGAAAGGCAGCAAAACCACAGTAAACGCTCGTTACGACGATGCGCTACCTGTGAATATGCTCCCCGTGCCGGCACAAACAGAAAACGCTAACGGTTACCTGCGATCATTCAAAGGTATCGAGCTTGATTATGTTTCTGCAGGTATTAGCTACGGAGCGCAGTACAACAGCCTAACAGGTAAAGAGTACCGAGTTCTTGGCAATAAGCTGGTAGAAGATGGTGCGCAGGTTGCCACAGTCTCTGGCGGTAAACTCACAAGCATTTGCCACTCTGCTAAATCCGTCTGCTTTGTTGATGGTGGAAAAGTGAAATACTGGCGTGATGGAAAGCTCACAGAGCTCACCAACTGGACAGAGGGCGAGAACTACGTCAGTTACCCAGATTTCATCTTTACCGTTAAATCTGGCTCTTACATCACTATCCCAGCATGGAAACCAAGCAACGGGTTTAACGTCAACGCCACGGTTTACTACAAAACGCTCCCAACTGCAGATGAGTTCATTATCTCATCCAAACGTACGGACAATAAGTTTTGCGGTATCTACTACAAGGCATCAGATAAGAAGTTCTACCACCGCATCACCGACAAAGAAACGCAGGACATTGAAATCCAGACAGCTGTTGCGGGCGAAAACTCGATCCGAGTCAGTTCTCTGGAGAAGTACGCTTACCCAATCGAACTTATCCGAGCAACGCAGAAATCGGCAGAGGTCACCGGTATCTCTACCGCTCAAATCACTGACCTGCAACTGTTCGACCACGTAGATGCATCGATATTTCGCATCTACCCAATGACCAAATCAATCAAACAGGAAGAAGGCAATAAACCAGCAACCCCAACCACCAAAGTTATCGACAACAGCCAAGATGAATCTGGCGTAACCGCTGGCCGCTTGGTTGGCAGCTGGGACGACTACCACAAACAATCGGAGCCATTTAAGTCACCGGCAACCGCTTTTGATTTGAGTGACGTCATCGATGTAGACCGACACAAAGGCCGCTATGTTTGGATTAACAAACGCCGCTTTGGTTGTACTGCATTAACCATCGGCTCTATGGGAAGTAAAACCACTTCACCAGAGCAAAGACCAGACTATGGCGCACCGTTCTACAGCCCAGAACACGACTCCGACGACAACAAAGCTATCCGTTCTTGGAATAACTACGTGGTTGTCTTTGGCCGTAACTCGATCGAGTTCTTCCGCTTAACTGGTAACTCAAGCAATCTTTATGTGCCTGAACAGTCGATGGTGACGGAAGTGGGTGTTGTGGCCACACATGCAGTTTGTGAAGTTGAGAAGTCATTCGCAGCGCTTGGAAGCACCAAAGGCGGCACGCTAATGGTGATGATGGTCTCTCCGGGCAACTACCAGAAGATATCCACTTCAACGGTCGATAGGGTGATTGCTCAATACAAAGAGTCAGAGCTACAAGATGTACTGCTAGAAACCGTCATGATGGATAACCACAACCTCCTGTTTGTCCACCTACCCAACGAAACCCTAGTGCTAGACCTTTCCCAGAACGTCTGGATAACCCTGAAATCTAGCGTGGTTGGAGATGGCCCGTATCGAGGACGGCACATTCTCTACAACCAAAAGAAAGGCCTAACCATAGGAGACAAACAAGGCGGCAACGTTGGTCTACTCACTGACGCAGTAGCCAGCCAATACGGCGAGAACGCCGAGCACATCCTCTATACGCCATATATCCAGGTTAACGATGGATACGGCAAGGTACCGCTTCACCGCCTCAAGTTTGATTCTATCTACGGGCACACCAACGTCGCCCAATCCATGATGATTAGTGCCACGCTCGATGGCAGAACCTACGGCAAAGAGCACTACGTCACGTATAACACGCCATTGGACTTCACCAACAAAGTAATCCTTGGCTCCCTAGGTGCGGTAGAGAAAAGCATTGGCTTTAAGCTCCGTGTTGTTTCAAAACAGCCTGTGCACTTGTCAGGCTTTAGTGTGGATACCCCATGA
- a CDS encoding portal protein has product MVSRFEDHKSVKERLLRSQEAETDKRQEARDADHFCFDKDGQWEQNVVQKMGGRPRYTFDKVSPIIEDIMGEVEDMEFASRIDPAGDGADKETAKTIAGIVRYIENLSKAPRIYQNATRRIIRRGIDFVRVKTDWAEGDRFEQDIFITQVNNSVDRVWLGPHEEPDGSDADEGWQLHVIPTDEYERLWPEGSKQSVEDNVLSTTYWYKRKYVTVGEYLYKKPFDKEIALMSNGATYEVDENFEKVTDELRAEGITEERRKPVKSYKVYSRFFDGGDWLEGEKELPFVGIPLVPDYGNFDVVENKLIYSGIVFKLMDAQRVYNYARSREIEEGALAPRKKLMMTKKQAKGHEKQLKNMNTSADPVQFFNPDQEAGTVPFETAGPQVNPNLANTAAASNQDMLEQSGTTPAMQGANPMYQSGEAIKQQISKGDTKTVRWLNCTSVMIKRVTELVISAIPKVYDTKRQLQIINSDGTDEVITINEEIFDYQSGQMVTLNDTSRGKYSVEINVDQAFKSRRAEAAQRLTAMAEVDPAIIQEAGDIIYSSLDIPDSDKISERKREQMLQAGFIPESQMTDEEKEKTKAMAEQAAQQQQMDPAMMLEMKKAEGEILRERNREKQLEIDVIKLQQRDSELALKAESQQMDNMTKAAGIDEKVAKTAETWAKTEVLTGEAQGKQLDNLQKVTPQVTVVAGAQ; this is encoded by the coding sequence ATGGTAAGCAGATTTGAAGATCATAAATCAGTAAAGGAGCGATTGCTTAGGTCGCAAGAAGCCGAAACTGATAAACGACAAGAGGCAAGAGACGCTGATCACTTCTGCTTTGACAAAGATGGTCAGTGGGAACAGAACGTAGTCCAGAAGATGGGAGGTCGCCCTCGATACACATTCGATAAGGTATCACCCATCATCGAGGACATTATGGGTGAGGTGGAAGATATGGAGTTTGCCTCCCGTATCGACCCAGCTGGTGATGGCGCTGACAAAGAAACAGCGAAAACCATTGCTGGTATTGTTCGCTACATTGAGAACCTATCTAAAGCTCCACGCATTTACCAAAACGCTACTCGTCGGATCATTCGCCGTGGTATCGACTTTGTGCGAGTCAAAACCGACTGGGCAGAGGGTGACAGGTTTGAACAAGACATCTTCATCACTCAGGTTAATAACTCAGTTGATAGAGTTTGGCTTGGCCCTCACGAAGAACCGGACGGCTCTGATGCTGATGAGGGCTGGCAGCTCCATGTGATCCCAACGGATGAGTATGAACGCCTATGGCCTGAAGGTTCCAAGCAATCGGTAGAGGATAACGTCCTATCCACAACGTACTGGTATAAACGCAAGTATGTAACGGTAGGAGAATACCTCTACAAAAAGCCTTTCGATAAAGAAATCGCATTGATGAGCAATGGGGCAACCTATGAAGTTGATGAGAACTTTGAAAAGGTTACCGATGAGCTAAGAGCTGAAGGCATCACCGAAGAACGTCGCAAACCTGTTAAGTCTTACAAGGTTTACTCACGATTCTTTGATGGTGGTGATTGGCTAGAGGGTGAGAAAGAGCTCCCATTCGTAGGTATCCCACTGGTGCCTGACTACGGCAACTTTGATGTGGTAGAGAACAAGCTCATCTACTCGGGCATCGTCTTCAAGCTGATGGATGCACAGCGTGTTTATAACTACGCTCGCAGCCGTGAGATTGAAGAGGGAGCACTAGCACCTCGCAAGAAGTTGATGATGACCAAGAAGCAAGCCAAAGGTCATGAGAAACAACTCAAGAACATGAATACCAGTGCTGACCCTGTGCAGTTCTTCAACCCAGACCAAGAGGCTGGAACGGTTCCTTTCGAAACGGCAGGGCCACAAGTTAACCCAAACCTAGCCAATACAGCGGCAGCAAGTAACCAAGACATGCTAGAGCAGTCGGGTACCACACCAGCAATGCAGGGTGCTAACCCCATGTATCAATCTGGTGAGGCTATCAAGCAGCAAATAAGCAAAGGCGACACCAAAACAGTTCGCTGGCTTAACTGCACCTCAGTCATGATTAAGCGAGTTACTGAGCTGGTTATCAGTGCAATCCCTAAGGTCTACGACACTAAGCGCCAACTGCAGATCATTAACAGCGATGGCACCGATGAGGTGATTACCATTAATGAAGAGATATTTGATTACCAATCTGGTCAGATGGTCACGCTTAACGACACCTCTAGAGGTAAGTACAGCGTAGAAATCAACGTAGACCAGGCATTCAAGTCTCGTCGTGCAGAAGCAGCACAACGCCTAACCGCAATGGCCGAAGTAGACCCAGCAATTATCCAAGAGGCTGGGGATATTATTTACAGCTCCCTAGATATTCCTGATTCAGACAAGATCTCCGAGCGTAAACGTGAGCAGATGCTTCAGGCTGGCTTTATTCCTGAATCCCAAATGACGGACGAAGAGAAAGAGAAGACTAAAGCAATGGCAGAGCAGGCTGCACAACAGCAGCAAATGGATCCTGCCATGATGCTTGAGATGAAAAAAGCTGAGGGTGAAATCCTCCGAGAGCGAAACCGAGAAAAGCAGCTGGAGATTGATGTAATTAAACTTCAACAGCGTGATTCTGAGCTAGCACTCAAAGCAGAAAGCCAGCAGATGGATAACATGACCAAAGCCGCTGGTATTGATGAGAAAGTCGCTAAGACCGCCGAAACATGGGCGAAAACCGAAGTGCTTACAGGTGAAGCACAAGGCAAGCAACTCGACAACCTCCAAAAAGTCACACCACAAGTCACCGTGGTTGCAGGCGCTCAATAG
- a CDS encoding P22 phage major capsid protein family protein codes for MPNNLESNVMPKLLKQFTKNFISSTILCNTVSRQMVNDIDASTGGIVKMKRSAQYVPQRTPDGDMTNKEKNPIKVGSVVAEVGEYITVFCEWQQVEQALKLDQLDELLNPIATDMAVELESELAHRMNLAAANQSGVADKAISKWKDVATIGALMKELGFPSGNSYCAISNFDETNLADLQTQLGVNDEVRKAWAKATIKENFAGIDRVLSTNNLPEYQAGTQVGSMTVKTTVPGTYNTYKDTYQMTVVLTGATATTGTLKAGQTLTFAGSNLLNFRNRKVVRKDGLPVKFTATVMEDAVATSGGDITVKLSGAAIHESGVNGAFNTVDKVLTAGDAVTVNATANQFYRPALAYHKDFFGLGTIVLPKLHATDSSVIQMPDTGFSIRVHRFSDGTANKQMVRFDLLPAFACFNPHLGLKGQGN; via the coding sequence ATGCCAAACAATTTAGAAAGCAATGTAATGCCTAAGCTGCTTAAGCAGTTTACGAAGAACTTCATCTCAAGCACGATCCTGTGTAACACCGTATCTCGCCAGATGGTGAATGATATTGATGCCTCAACGGGTGGCATCGTAAAAATGAAACGTTCAGCTCAATATGTTCCACAGCGTACGCCAGATGGTGACATGACGAACAAAGAAAAGAACCCAATCAAAGTTGGCTCTGTTGTTGCAGAAGTTGGCGAGTACATCACTGTATTCTGTGAGTGGCAGCAAGTAGAGCAAGCCCTTAAGTTAGACCAACTAGATGAGCTATTAAATCCTATTGCTACGGATATGGCTGTAGAGTTGGAGTCAGAACTTGCACACCGAATGAACCTTGCGGCGGCAAACCAATCTGGCGTGGCAGACAAAGCCATCTCCAAATGGAAAGATGTTGCGACCATTGGTGCTCTAATGAAAGAGCTTGGTTTCCCTTCTGGCAATAGCTACTGTGCAATTTCTAACTTTGATGAAACCAATCTTGCCGACCTACAAACCCAGCTTGGCGTAAATGATGAAGTTCGCAAGGCATGGGCTAAGGCTACAATCAAAGAGAACTTTGCAGGCATTGATCGAGTTCTTTCGACAAACAACTTGCCGGAGTATCAAGCAGGTACCCAAGTCGGCAGCATGACGGTGAAAACCACTGTTCCAGGTACATACAACACCTATAAAGATACTTACCAAATGACGGTGGTTCTTACAGGTGCTACGGCTACCACTGGCACGCTTAAGGCTGGTCAAACACTGACGTTCGCTGGCTCTAACCTGCTGAACTTCCGTAACCGCAAGGTTGTGCGCAAAGATGGCTTGCCAGTTAAATTCACAGCAACGGTAATGGAGGATGCTGTAGCAACGAGTGGTGGTGACATCACAGTTAAACTTTCTGGTGCTGCAATCCATGAGAGTGGCGTTAATGGTGCATTCAACACAGTAGACAAAGTTCTAACGGCTGGTGACGCTGTAACTGTTAATGCTACTGCTAACCAGTTCTACCGTCCTGCACTGGCTTACCATAAAGACTTCTTCGGTCTTGGTACTATTGTGCTTCCAAAGCTGCACGCTACAGATTCAAGTGTTATCCAGATGCCTGACACGGGCTTCTCAATTCGTGTTCACCGCTTCTCGGATGGTACCGCAAACAAACAGATGGTTCGTTTCGACCTGCTTCCAGCATTTGCTTGCTTCAACCCGCACTTGGGCTTGAAAGGTCAAGGTAACTAA
- a CDS encoding Rha family transcriptional regulator, with protein sequence MTTLASTIASAKTSDLVFLSKSNDLVTDSKWVSHFFGKPHDRVLEKIRTLHCSQEFKQTNFLAYHYEHEQNNQMYQAYQMTKDGFMFLVMGFTGKRAAEIKERYINAFNEMEKQLTKKATEVSPSLGAALNRAKILITIDGGEVVASQVIKENEGVVPFDDPQKLNNMIKLCMPEYALVRRDAFMNAFALAMA encoded by the coding sequence ATGACTACACTAGCTAGCACCATTGCATCTGCAAAAACATCTGATCTTGTATTTCTTTCTAAATCTAACGACCTCGTAACTGACTCTAAATGGGTCTCCCACTTTTTCGGGAAACCCCATGATCGAGTTCTAGAGAAGATCAGGACGCTTCATTGCTCTCAAGAGTTCAAACAAACGAACTTCTTGGCTTATCACTACGAGCACGAACAAAACAACCAAATGTATCAGGCTTACCAAATGACCAAAGACGGCTTCATGTTCTTGGTCATGGGCTTCACAGGCAAACGAGCTGCAGAAATCAAAGAACGCTACATCAACGCCTTTAATGAGATGGAAAAGCAGCTAACCAAAAAGGCTACCGAAGTCAGCCCCTCACTTGGCGCAGCACTTAACCGAGCGAAGATCCTAATCACCATAGATGGTGGTGAGGTAGTCGCAAGCCAAGTGATAAAAGAAAACGAGGGCGTAGTCCCATTTGACGATCCTCAAAAGCTAAACAACATGATTAAGCTCTGCATGCCAGAATACGCCCTAGTGCGTAGAGACGCCTTTATGAATGCCTTTGCGTTAGCAATGGCATAG
- a CDS encoding packaged DNA stabilization gp4 family protein, with amino-acid sequence MTIEKGMVVSGAIKELALAGTLLSQSPDDTQDGLDMLDDLVAKIVADGLALQYYQPEEYGCSSADDDSGLEVYAAACLKPLLALEFCSSRGLEPPMMVATRAGDAMKTLEHKLVTVEPSEYPGTLPIGSGNEGTGFLYQNKFYPEPEE; translated from the coding sequence ATGACCATCGAAAAGGGAATGGTCGTTAGTGGGGCAATCAAGGAACTGGCGCTTGCGGGTACCTTGCTTAGCCAATCCCCAGACGACACCCAAGATGGCTTAGATATGCTGGATGACTTGGTAGCTAAGATCGTTGCTGACGGCTTGGCTCTCCAGTACTACCAACCAGAAGAGTATGGTTGCTCATCTGCAGATGATGATTCTGGTTTGGAAGTCTACGCAGCGGCATGCCTAAAGCCATTGCTTGCACTTGAGTTCTGCTCTAGCCGTGGCCTTGAACCGCCTATGATGGTTGCCACACGAGCAGGTGATGCCATGAAAACGCTAGAGCACAAACTGGTAACAGTCGAACCCTCTGAATACCCGGGCACCTTACCAATAGGATCTGGAAATGAAGGAACCGGCTTCTTGTATCAAAACAAGTTTTACCCAGAGCCTGAGGAGTAG